The nucleotide sequence ACATCGCGGGGCTTGCTGCCATTGGGGGCACTCACTATTCCAGCTGCCTCCAGTTGATCGAGTAACCTCGCAGCCCGGGCGTAACCAATTTTAAAGCGCCGCTGTAAAAGTGAGGAAGAAGCTGTGTCATTTTGTTGAACCATAGATTTGGCCTCCGAAAAAAGCTCATCACGATCGTTGCTTGTAGCACTATCGCCACCCATAGAGGTATCAACCGACAATTTAGGGTTAATAACCTCTTCTTTGTATTCCGGAGTGACATTCGAATTTCGCAGAAACTCGGTTAAGCCGTTAATTTCGGCATCACTAACGTATACTCCCTGAATTCGCTTGGGTTTACTGGCTTCCGGCGGCACATACAACATATCGCCCCGCCCTAGTAGTTTTTCGGCCCCCGGTTGATCAATAATCACTCGCGAATCGATTTGAGAGGTGACGTTAAAGGCCACTCGAGTTGGAATATTGGCTTTAATAAGACCGGTTAAAACGTCTACTGATGGTCGCTGAGTAGCCAGGACCAAATGAATGCCCACCGCTCGGGCCATTTGGGCAAGGCGACAAATGGATTTTTCAATTTCAACCGGCGCCACGTGCATTAAATCAGCGAATTCGTCAACGACGATAACAATGTAAGGTAAAGCTTGGAAGCCAGACAGCTCGTTATAGCCACTAATATTTCTAACTTTAGCACTTTCAAAAAGACGGTAGCGACGCTCCATTTCCGAAACCGCCCATCGCAAGGCTTTTAAAGCGTTATCCGGTTCAGTAATAACCGGGGTGATTAAGTGGGGAATGTCTTCATAGGCTGTAAACTCCACGCGTTTTGGATCTATTAAAATAAATTTGACCTCGCTGGGAGAAGCCCTAAACAAAATTGAGGAAATAAAAGCATTAATTAAAACCGATTTACCGCTACCGGTACTACCGGCGACTAAAATGTGTGGCATACGGGTAATATCCGCCATAATCGCCGTCCCCGCAACATCAAGCCCTAAAGCCACGGTGAGCTTAGATTTGGAATTTTTCATCACCTCCGAAGTTAAAACATTCCGTAAAGTCACTAGTGATGGGGAGAAGTTCGGGACCTCGATGCCAACCAGTGAACGCCCAGGAATAGGCGCTTCGACGCGAACCTGACCGTTGGGAGAGGACAGGGCCATCGCCAAATCATTTTGGAGGCTAACCACTTTAGCAATTTTAGTGCCAATTGGTGATTCCAAAGCGTATTGAGTAACGGCCGGACCGGGATTAACCTCCACCACTTTCGCCCGAATGCCAAAAGAATCAAGCGTGTTTTCGATAATGCCCGCTCGCAACTTGGGATCGCCGTAATCTCCGGCCTTAATCGGCGCGTCAGAAAGTAAAGTTAAAGGCGGGTACTCCCACACATGGTCCGAAAAAGGCATATTAGTAACCGTTTCCTCTTTTAGAGTGACTTTCTCTCCCAGTTCTCGCTTTTTAAAAGGCTCCGCGGTCTTGGGAGTTT is from candidate division WWE3 bacterium and encodes:
- a CDS encoding DNA translocase FtsK; protein product: MARGRKRAIKFKLKKGSVTSTASVLLILAALLTGLLLYSGSNSAPSNYIKHLFGWGSWFIPVLLIFTGLILWRRLKLPLIELRVLFGALTFWVSFLLLGSYISIEKGGVLAGALYSSLTRFIPALGILFIAVAGFLISFIISFNASIENALKFISWLLRAIASLFMVLFKAIIGLFKSLQEAAVAKKTEAEVAADIDDPDIEIIKPVSELKIKGANFEIIDSPREPVTEETPKTAEPFKKRELGEKVTLKEETVTNMPFSDHVWEYPPLTLLSDAPIKAGDYGDPKLRAGIIENTLDSFGIRAKVVEVNPGPAVTQYALESPIGTKIAKVVSLQNDLAMALSSPNGQVRVEAPIPGRSLVGIEVPNFSPSLVTLRNVLTSEVMKNSKSKLTVALGLDVAGTAIMADITRMPHILVAGSTGSGKSVLINAFISSILFRASPSEVKFILIDPKRVEFTAYEDIPHLITPVITEPDNALKALRWAVSEMERRYRLFESAKVRNISGYNELSGFQALPYIVIVVDEFADLMHVAPVEIEKSICRLAQMARAVGIHLVLATQRPSVDVLTGLIKANIPTRVAFNVTSQIDSRVIIDQPGAEKLLGRGDMLYVPPEASKPKRIQGVYVSDAEINGLTEFLRNSNVTPEYKEEVINPKLSVDTSMGGDSATSNDRDELFSEAKSMVQQNDTASSSLLQRRFKIGYARAARLLDQLEAAGIVSAPNGSKPRDVLSRGDSEG